The following are from one region of the Verrucomicrobiia bacterium genome:
- a CDS encoding excinuclease ABC subunit UvrC, which produces MNKTLETKLKDLPKDPGVYFHKNAAGEIIYVGKAANLKNRVRQYFQKSRGRDPKTEVLVVDIVDTDWMVVESELEALFLEAEMIRRYMPRYNILLRDDKSMSYIRIDYDSDYPTVTTTRRPLDDGARYFGPYLSTQSVRQALKFLRHIFPFATKRTPGQKRATLHYHLGLDPGLEEGKTSLEEYRANLRKLMAIIEGKRKSIEKELEGDMKRLARAQDFEGAAHVRNQLLALQRLSKQVIFSDKEFLDISKDHALGELVDLLGLKDYPRRIEGYDISHMSGTDVVASMVVFTNGVSNKGEYRKFKTKKDHNNDFYNMHETITRRLSDRNRKAWGLPSLVLIDGGKGQLDAATRARDEAGCPKIPFIGLAKREEQIVIKRDFSNVTLDLEVLQKLGGFVTESDDFILVNVPHSSNLTKLLQRIRDESHRFAVSYHSILKTKRQTASLLDDIPSIGPATRKKLLKTFGSVRGITQARDFELEKVVGTKKAAILRQYIHAQKRSDSL; this is translated from the coding sequence ATGAATAAAACCCTAGAGACTAAGTTAAAAGATCTGCCAAAAGACCCCGGTGTGTATTTTCATAAGAATGCCGCGGGCGAGATTATTTATGTGGGCAAAGCTGCCAATCTCAAAAATCGGGTACGTCAGTATTTTCAAAAGAGCCGTGGCCGCGACCCAAAGACGGAAGTGTTAGTGGTCGACATCGTCGACACCGACTGGATGGTGGTAGAGAGCGAACTAGAGGCGCTGTTCTTAGAAGCCGAGATGATTCGTCGCTATATGCCGCGTTATAACATTTTGTTGCGTGACGACAAATCTATGTCGTACATCCGCATAGATTACGACAGCGACTACCCAACAGTCACCACCACTCGCCGGCCCTTAGACGACGGCGCTCGGTATTTTGGGCCATACCTGAGCACGCAGAGCGTACGCCAAGCCCTGAAGTTTTTGCGCCATATTTTTCCGTTTGCTACCAAGCGTACGCCAGGACAAAAACGGGCCACGCTGCACTACCATCTGGGGCTGGATCCGGGGCTAGAAGAAGGCAAGACCAGCCTAGAAGAGTACCGAGCTAACTTACGCAAGCTGATGGCCATCATAGAGGGCAAGCGTAAAAGCATAGAAAAAGAGCTAGAGGGCGACATGAAACGCCTGGCCAGGGCCCAGGATTTTGAGGGGGCTGCTCATGTACGCAACCAGTTGCTGGCACTGCAGCGCTTGAGCAAGCAAGTAATTTTTAGCGACAAAGAATTCCTGGATATTAGCAAAGACCACGCCCTGGGGGAATTGGTAGACCTCCTTGGTCTCAAAGATTACCCGCGGCGCATAGAGGGGTACGATATCAGCCACATGTCTGGCACAGACGTTGTGGCCAGTATGGTGGTCTTTACCAATGGCGTCAGCAACAAGGGCGAATATCGCAAATTCAAAACCAAAAAAGATCACAACAACGACTTTTATAATATGCACGAAACTATTACTCGGCGCTTGAGCGATCGTAACCGCAAAGCCTGGGGGCTGCCCAGTTTGGTGCTGATAGACGGCGGCAAGGGACAGCTGGATGCCGCCACTCGCGCCCGGGACGAAGCCGGATGTCCAAAGATTCCATTTATAGGGTTGGCCAAGCGCGAAGAACAGATTGTCATAAAAAGGGATTTCTCTAACGTTACGCTGGATCTGGAAGTGCTGCAAAAACTAGGTGGCTTTGTGACCGAGAGCGACGATTTTATTCTGGTTAATGTGCCGCACTCTAGTAATCTTACGAAGTTACTGCAACGGATTCGCGACGAATCACATCGTTTTGCTGTCAGCTATCACTCGATTCTAAAGACCAAGCGACAGACAGCAAGCTTGTTAGACGATATCCCCAGCATTGGTCCTGCTACTCGCAAAAAACTATTGAAAACCTTTGGCAGTGTGCGCGGCATCACGCAAGCGCGTGATTTTGAATTAGAGAAAGTAGTGGGCACCAAAAAAGCGGCCATTCTAAGGCAGTACATTCATGCCCAAAAGCGCTCGGATAGTCTGTAG
- a CDS encoding SGNH/GDSL hydrolase family protein: protein MLRVGGIILCFLLIVWSAKVIVLALSVNRYAAHWRQTAGLPQENQIRYIALGDSTAQAIGASKPTKGYVGLVAGALSQKHKASVHVTNISVSGATVRDALEKQLPQLQYMLTTPATVLTIEIGANDMKNYHQQEFGSQIDQLFSQLPKQTVVSTIPYFGHGRYWRLEKNVRPANAIIEKAAKHYGLRVAPLYDVTKQRDNPLVYAADYFHPSNRGYRNWFDAFWLILDS from the coding sequence ATGCTACGAGTGGGTGGGATTATCCTATGTTTTTTGCTGATCGTCTGGTCGGCAAAAGTGATAGTGTTGGCTCTCAGTGTCAACCGCTACGCTGCCCACTGGCGCCAAACGGCCGGTCTGCCCCAGGAAAACCAGATACGGTACATTGCGCTGGGTGATTCGACGGCCCAGGCCATAGGTGCCAGTAAGCCAACGAAAGGATATGTTGGTTTGGTGGCGGGGGCATTATCCCAAAAACACAAAGCTTCGGTACACGTTACCAACATCAGTGTTAGCGGTGCGACCGTCCGGGATGCGCTAGAGAAGCAGCTGCCCCAGTTGCAATATATGCTGACCACGCCTGCCACCGTCCTCACCATAGAGATTGGCGCCAATGACATGAAAAACTACCACCAGCAGGAATTTGGCAGCCAGATTGACCAGCTTTTTTCACAGTTGCCAAAGCAGACGGTGGTGTCGACCATTCCCTATTTTGGCCACGGCCGCTACTGGCGCTTAGAGAAAAATGTGCGTCCGGCAAATGCCATCATCGAAAAGGCCGCCAAGCACTATGGTTTGCGAGTGGCGCCGCTGTATGACGTGACAAAGCAGCGAGACAATCCACTCGTCTACGCGGCTGATTACTTTCATCCAAGCAACAGGGGTTATCGCAACTGGTTCGACGCCTTTTGGCTGATATTGGATTCCTAA
- a CDS encoding Xaa-Pro aminopeptidase, with amino-acid sequence MRPEFTSEFFRQNRERLRTLFTGTAPIILTANGQMQRNGDTAFPFRQDSNFWYLTGIEESDAILVMDKNKEYIILPEREEWRNTFDGAVSTERLSHISGIADILTDKTGWKQLAHRLKKVRHVATLSAPPAYVDHYNLYTNPARARLLARLKVEAGEELELLDLRPHLARMRSVKQPIELEAMQHAMDITIEGLKLIYKKRQKYEYERDIHADLTALFIKKGAKHAYPPIIATGAGTATVHYSANDQAIDPSGLLLMDVGAEVSGYAADISRTYALSEPSKRQRAVYDAVVEVYDYASSLLKPGVVYREYEGQVEHFMGEKLRELGLIKLIEKEEVRKFYPHYTSHFLGLETHDIYDPDRPFEPGMVLTIEPGIYIPAEGIGVRIEDDVLITSNGIENLTKKIPLTL; translated from the coding sequence ATGAGACCCGAATTTACTTCGGAATTCTTTCGGCAGAATCGTGAGCGACTACGGACACTCTTTACGGGGACTGCGCCTATTATTTTGACTGCCAATGGGCAGATGCAGCGTAATGGTGATACGGCCTTTCCGTTTCGTCAGGACAGTAACTTCTGGTACCTGACTGGCATAGAAGAGTCCGACGCTATTTTGGTTATGGACAAAAACAAAGAGTACATTATATTGCCCGAGCGCGAAGAGTGGCGCAATACGTTTGACGGAGCGGTGAGTACCGAAAGGCTTTCACATATTTCTGGCATAGCTGACATACTGACTGATAAAACCGGTTGGAAGCAGCTGGCTCACCGACTCAAAAAAGTGCGACACGTCGCAACACTGTCTGCACCACCTGCCTACGTTGACCACTACAACCTGTACACCAATCCGGCACGAGCTCGCCTGCTGGCCCGCCTCAAAGTTGAAGCCGGCGAAGAGCTGGAGCTGCTAGACTTGCGCCCGCATTTGGCACGCATGCGATCAGTCAAGCAGCCTATTGAACTTGAGGCCATGCAGCATGCTATGGATATTACTATTGAAGGACTCAAGCTGATCTACAAAAAGCGCCAAAAATATGAATACGAACGAGACATACATGCTGACCTTACTGCTCTGTTTATCAAAAAGGGTGCCAAGCATGCGTATCCTCCCATTATTGCTACGGGTGCCGGGACGGCTACGGTGCACTATTCGGCGAACGATCAAGCCATCGACCCTTCCGGACTATTGCTCATGGACGTCGGGGCCGAAGTATCTGGTTATGCGGCGGATATTTCTCGAACCTACGCACTGAGCGAACCGAGTAAGCGTCAAAGGGCCGTGTACGATGCGGTTGTGGAGGTCTATGATTATGCTTCCTCGCTCTTAAAGCCAGGCGTTGTGTATCGGGAATACGAAGGACAGGTAGAGCACTTTATGGGCGAAAAACTGCGCGAGCTTGGGCTGATTAAGCTGATAGAAAAAGAAGAGGTGCGCAAGTTTTACCCCCACTATACCTCGCACTTTTTGGGACTTGAGACACATGATATCTACGATCCGGATAGACCATTTGAGCCGGGCATGGTGTTGACCATAGAGCCCGGTATTTACATCCCGGCAGAGGGAATTGGCGTGCGCATAGAAGACGATGTGCTGATCACCTCTAACGGTATAGAGAACCTAACCAAAAAGATACCCCTTACGCTTTAA
- a CDS encoding phage holin family protein, translating to MQKGPVSRFFIRWFVCGLGLWIAAGLLGERINYDSRIGVIILAGLILALVNAIIKPIVVILSLPAILFSLGLFMIVINGFMVYLVGWLYPQLEIASFGTAMVAGLVIGLVNYLVSTILEER from the coding sequence ATGCAGAAAGGACCAGTGAGCCGGTTTTTTATTCGTTGGTTTGTGTGCGGGCTGGGGCTATGGATTGCTGCAGGTCTGCTGGGGGAGCGCATCAACTACGATAGCCGTATAGGCGTCATTATCTTGGCGGGCCTTATCTTGGCGCTGGTAAACGCTATTATCAAGCCCATTGTCGTTATTTTATCTCTGCCGGCTATCTTGTTTAGCCTGGGGCTGTTCATGATTGTGATCAACGGTTTCATGGTTTATTTGGTAGGGTGGCTGTATCCTCAGCTCGAAATTGCCTCTTTTGGGACGGCTATGGTTGCCGGCCTGGTGATTGGCCTGGTAAACTACCTGGTATCCACCATCTTAGAGGAGAGATAA
- the secG gene encoding preprotein translocase subunit SecG, translated as MSIYNYITIGSMVALTILVLMQTRGASLGAGLGGGGEVNTVRRGSDRTIHQITIVLAFVFAGSIILGIV; from the coding sequence ATGAGCATCTACAACTACATTACGATTGGGTCCATGGTTGCGCTGACCATTCTTGTTCTTATGCAAACTCGGGGCGCTTCACTGGGCGCAGGCCTTGGCGGAGGCGGCGAGGTTAACACCGTGCGCCGTGGATCTGACCGCACCATCCACCAGATAACAATCGTCTTAGCTTTTGTTTTCGCCGGCTCTATTATCCTGGGAATCGTTTAA
- a CDS encoding peptide ABC transporter substrate-binding protein, whose amino-acid sequence MIDRTTKLRWRRRVRQRRRQVEDIGIQAEEQLEEHFFKRLSRLTDVRRFVVSWVLLVTLLIIGSVTQLRGLSQYYQKLAPAPGGTYTEGVIGSFTTANPLYATTAADAAAARLVFSGLFKYDQNNQLTGDLAKRLDVDERGNRFTITLRDNVKWHDGHPLTSADVLYTYKIIQNPDAKSPLFNSWKGITVEAPTEKTIVFTLPNVLASFPTGLTNGIVPKHLLESTQPGQLRTIRFNTMAPVGSGPFRWEALEVAGETQENREERIGLIPNELYYHGVPQLDHFILRTFRSEEQMLDSFRGGELTAMSGLTSLPDNVRSSETIEHNIPLTGEVMVFFKNTIEPFNDPIVRKALVLAVDVASATKDLEYPVILAKAPLLASQLGYDKTLTQLPYDTDTASKLLDASGWVKGPDGIRSKAGKVLSFQLSAQSTSEYTAVTGYLQKAWRDIGVDAQVMLQSDADVQGIVSRHDYEAVLYGISLGTDPDVFAYWHSSQADPRAPSRLNLSEYISTGADKALEAGRTRSDAAIRASKYRPFLEAWRSDAPALALYQPRFLYVTHGDVAGFAPKVLNTPTDRFNAIEGWTIRQQKVSK is encoded by the coding sequence ATGATTGATCGTACTACCAAATTGCGCTGGCGCCGACGCGTGCGCCAGCGCCGACGCCAGGTCGAAGACATAGGTATCCAGGCCGAAGAACAGCTAGAAGAGCATTTCTTTAAGCGGCTGAGTCGTCTGACGGATGTACGACGGTTTGTGGTCAGTTGGGTTCTCCTGGTCACGCTTCTTATTATTGGATCAGTCACGCAGCTCCGGGGCCTGAGCCAATACTACCAAAAGCTTGCCCCAGCCCCAGGGGGTACTTATACAGAAGGCGTTATTGGTAGCTTTACCACCGCTAACCCTCTGTATGCTACTACTGCGGCCGATGCGGCTGCGGCTCGTCTGGTGTTCTCTGGACTGTTCAAGTACGACCAAAACAACCAACTAACCGGCGACTTGGCCAAGCGTCTGGACGTCGACGAACGGGGCAACCGCTTTACTATAACGCTGCGCGACAATGTGAAATGGCACGACGGTCATCCGCTGACATCGGCAGACGTGCTGTACACCTATAAGATCATCCAAAATCCTGATGCTAAGTCACCACTGTTCAATAGCTGGAAAGGCATCACTGTAGAGGCACCCACAGAGAAGACGATCGTCTTTACACTACCCAATGTTCTGGCGTCTTTCCCGACGGGCCTCACCAATGGCATCGTTCCCAAGCACCTTCTAGAATCAACCCAGCCGGGGCAGTTGCGCACCATACGATTCAATACCATGGCCCCCGTTGGGTCGGGTCCGTTCAGGTGGGAGGCGCTGGAAGTAGCCGGCGAGACCCAGGAGAACCGCGAAGAGCGTATTGGGCTGATCCCGAACGAACTGTATTATCACGGTGTTCCACAGCTGGATCATTTTATTCTGAGGACATTTCGGTCCGAGGAACAGATGCTGGACAGCTTCCGCGGCGGTGAGCTAACGGCTATGTCTGGTCTGACCAGCTTGCCGGACAACGTGCGTTCTTCTGAAACCATAGAACATAACATTCCGCTGACTGGTGAAGTTATGGTGTTCTTCAAAAATACTATCGAGCCCTTCAATGACCCTATTGTGCGTAAAGCGCTAGTGTTGGCTGTAGATGTTGCGTCTGCTACCAAAGACCTAGAGTATCCGGTTATCTTGGCCAAGGCACCATTGCTGGCGTCGCAGCTGGGCTATGACAAAACGCTCACGCAGCTGCCCTATGATACTGATACGGCCAGTAAACTCCTCGATGCCAGCGGCTGGGTAAAGGGTCCAGATGGTATACGGTCTAAAGCCGGCAAGGTGCTGAGTTTCCAGCTATCGGCCCAGAGTACTAGTGAATACACGGCCGTAACGGGCTATCTGCAAAAGGCTTGGCGGGATATTGGGGTTGATGCTCAGGTCATGTTGCAGTCTGATGCTGACGTGCAGGGCATTGTCAGCCGCCACGACTACGAGGCTGTGCTGTACGGTATCTCGCTGGGAACTGATCCCGATGTATTTGCATATTGGCATAGTTCGCAGGCCGACCCTCGTGCACCGAGCCGTCTGAACTTATCAGAATATATCTCTACCGGAGCCGACAAAGCGCTAGAGGCAGGCCGCACTCGCTCGGACGCCGCCATACGTGCCAGCAAATACCGTCCGTTTCTAGAGGCGTGGCGGAGCGATGCACCAGCACTAGCCTTGTACCAACCACGTTTCTTGTATGTGACACATGGTGACGTTGCAGGCTTTGCACCCAAAGTGCTCAACACACCGACTGACCGCTTCAACGCTATAGAAGGCTGGACTATCCGCCAGCAAAAAGTCAGCAAATAA
- a CDS encoding slipin family protein, translating into MGFLVFLLMVIGFLVVTGLRLINQYERGVVFRLGRVRPDIKQPGLRLIIPVVDQMRKVDIRIITLPVDSQKIITRDNVSIDVAAVAYYNVTDATKSIVEIANVMNATYQIAQTTVRNIVGQSTLDEVLSNTAKINEAIKGILDNATEKWGIYVSTVELKDIQLPDSMQRAMAKEAEAEREKRAKIIAAEGEAQSAAKLGEAADIIAQHPIALQLRNLQVLNEIAVEKNSTIIFPSQFMDTVASVKDFMTKEAIK; encoded by the coding sequence ATGGGGTTTTTAGTCTTTCTGCTAATGGTCATCGGCTTTTTGGTAGTCACGGGGTTGCGGCTCATCAACCAATACGAACGTGGTGTGGTGTTTCGCCTAGGCAGAGTACGCCCGGACATTAAACAGCCCGGACTCAGGCTGATCATTCCCGTGGTAGACCAGATGCGAAAAGTTGATATACGCATCATCACCCTGCCCGTAGACTCGCAAAAGATTATCACCAGAGACAACGTATCCATAGATGTTGCGGCCGTTGCCTACTACAACGTCACCGACGCTACCAAATCTATCGTAGAGATTGCTAACGTTATGAATGCCACCTATCAGATTGCTCAAACCACCGTGCGCAATATTGTTGGCCAGAGCACACTGGACGAAGTACTCAGTAACACCGCCAAGATTAACGAAGCCATCAAGGGTATCCTAGACAACGCCACAGAAAAATGGGGCATCTACGTCAGCACCGTCGAACTCAAAGACATCCAACTGCCAGACAGCATGCAGCGGGCCATGGCCAAAGAGGCCGAGGCCGAGCGCGAAAAGCGGGCCAAGATTATCGCCGCCGAGGGTGAGGCCCAAAGCGCCGCCAAACTGGGTGAAGCGGCTGACATCATTGCCCAGCATCCTATCGCCCTGCAACTCCGCAACCTCCAGGTACTAAACGAGATAGCCGTAGAAAAGAACAGTACTATTATCTTCCCCAGCCAGTTCATGGACACCGTTGCCAGCGTCAAAGACTTCATGACCAAAGAAGCCATAAAGTAA
- a CDS encoding chromate transporter produces MGELLHLFINMVTISLITFGGGGPAFFYQVGVVQTHWITAIDLSAVLAFGYATPGPAANGAAAFMGYRVGGIAGFGVGALGIYIAPWILSLLAAKYLSSVADHPHVQYFVKGVSLAAPGVVAVTAIHLLPPDFSSSLWLVCIGAGSFLAIAKWKANPLLVMAVGGILGIWV; encoded by the coding sequence ATGGGTGAACTACTGCATCTTTTCATAAACATGGTGACCATTAGCCTGATCACTTTTGGTGGGGGTGGGCCGGCCTTTTTCTACCAGGTCGGGGTAGTGCAGACTCACTGGATAACAGCCATTGACCTGTCTGCGGTATTGGCTTTTGGCTATGCCACGCCTGGCCCGGCTGCCAACGGCGCTGCTGCATTTATGGGCTACCGGGTGGGCGGCATTGCAGGGTTTGGAGTGGGTGCGCTGGGTATTTATATCGCGCCATGGATACTGTCCTTGCTGGCCGCCAAATATTTAAGCAGCGTTGCCGACCACCCCCATGTCCAATATTTTGTAAAAGGCGTCAGTCTGGCGGCGCCGGGCGTTGTAGCCGTTACGGCTATCCACCTGCTGCCTCCCGACTTCTCGTCTAGCCTGTGGCTTGTCTGTATCGGCGCTGGGTCGTTTCTAGCCATCGCCAAATGGAAGGCCAACCCCCTGCTAGTCATGGCTGTCGGCGGCATACTAGGAATATGGGTCTAG
- a CDS encoding chromate transporter yields the protein MKTQPIRYGGLVRTFLKVGATAFGGWSTTALLLEKEFADTKELTKRQVHTAVAYAQILPGATQIQIVSNIGYQLRGVRGACVAVASYVTPALILFLVFSVVYFRFLQGSQALEHLGGVSAALGGVMLANAYRIGKKHVSHPWMWMLIFTSATIRWMGCNPVIIVFVFGATAALLSFWNTKERKAHG from the coding sequence ATGAAAACACAGCCTATTCGGTATGGAGGTTTGGTTCGGACTTTTCTAAAAGTCGGGGCCACTGCTTTTGGTGGCTGGTCCACCACGGCCTTGTTATTAGAAAAAGAGTTTGCCGACACCAAGGAGCTGACAAAGCGCCAGGTCCACACGGCCGTTGCATACGCCCAAATTTTGCCAGGAGCTACGCAGATACAAATCGTGTCCAACATCGGCTACCAGCTCAGGGGAGTCCGGGGCGCTTGTGTCGCCGTAGCGTCATACGTGACACCAGCTTTGATATTGTTCTTGGTATTTTCTGTGGTGTATTTCCGGTTCTTGCAAGGCTCGCAAGCGCTAGAGCATTTAGGCGGAGTCAGCGCTGCACTGGGCGGCGTCATGCTGGCCAACGCCTACCGAATTGGCAAGAAACATGTCAGCCACCCCTGGATGTGGATGCTGATATTTACATCAGCCACAATCCGGTGGATGGGGTGTAACCCGGTGATTATCGTTTTTGTATTTGGCGCGACAGCCGCCTTGCTGTCTTTCTGGAATACCAAGGAGCGAAAAGCCCATGGGTGA